GTCGCGGCCGAAGAACGGTTCGGTCGACTCATCCGACAGTTTGACCGCGCCCACCGCGGCGGACAGCCCCCATTCGGTGACCATTTTGCGCGCCGTGTTGGTCGCCTTTTCGATGTCGTTGGCCGCACCCGTGCTGGGATCGTGGAACACCAGTTCCTCCGCCACACGCCCGCCCATCGCGTACGCCAGTTCGTCGAGTAATTCGTTGCGGGTCTTCGAGTACTTGTCCTCCGTGGGCAAGACCATCGTGTACCCCAGCGCCCGTCCGCGCGGAAGGATCGTCACCTTTGTCACCGGGTCGGCGTAATGCGATGCCGCTGCCACCAGCGCGTGCCCGCCCTCGTGATAGGCCGTCACCAGGAGTTCGTTGGGGTTCATCACCCGGCTGCGCCGCTGCGGGCCCGCGAACACACGATCAATGGCCTCGTCCAGCGCCCGGTCGTCGATCAGGTTCGCACCCGAGCGGGCCGTCAGCAAGGCGGCTTCGTTCAACACGTTCGCCAGGTCGGCACCGGAGAATCCCGGCGTCCGGCGGGCGACGGACTCCAGGTCGAGCCCGGGCACCATGGGCTTGCCCTTTGCGTGGACTTCCAGGATCTTCAAACGCCCCTGCATGTCGGGCGCGTCCACCCCGATCTGGCGGTCGAAACGCCCCGGCCGCAAGAGCGCGGGGTCCAACACGTCGGGGCGGTTCGTCGCCGCGATCAAGATGACGTTCGTGTTGCTATCGAATCCGTCCATTTCGACCAGCAACTGGTTGAGGGTCTGTTCCCTTTCGTCGTGGCCACCGCCCATGCCCGAACCGCGCTGGCGACCGACCGCATCGATCTCGTCCACAAAAATGATCGCGGGTGCGGATTCCTTCGCCTGCTGGAACAGATCGCGAACCCTCGACGCCCCCACGCCGACGAACATCTCGACGAAATCGGATCCGGAAATGGAGAAGAACGGCACGCCCGCTTCGCCTGCTACAGCGCGGGCCAGCAGGGTCTTACCCGTTCCCGGCGGGCCGTACAGCAGCACGCCCTTGGGGATGCGCGCACCGACGGCCTGGAATTTCGCGGGTTCGGCCAGGAACTCCTTGATCTCGCGGAGCTCATCGACCGCCTCGTCGGCGCCCGCCACGTCGGCGAACGTCACCTTCGGCATGTCCTTATCGACGAGCTTGGCGCGCGACTTGCCGAACTTCATCACGTTCGCCCCGCCGCCCTGCATCCGCGACATCAGGAAGTAGAACAGTGCGACCAGGATGATAATCGGGAACAAGAGGGTGAACAACGAACCCCAAATGCTCGTCTGCGGTACCTCGGAGTTGTATCCCTTCGCCGGGTTTGCCGTCGCAACGGCTTGCGCGATCGTGTCCGCCTGGGGCGCCGCGTAGTAGAACTCGACGTTCTTTCCCAGTGCCTTGTTGTCCTTGGTGAACGCCTGGGTGAGCTCCAGTTCAACGCGCTGATCGCCGTCGACGATGGTTGCTCGCTCAACCGTGGTCCCCTTGAGCAGCGTCAGCCCATCGGACGTGTCGATCTGCGCGACCGGCGTGCGCGTGAAGATAGACAACGCGATACCCAAGATGGCAACGCCGAGCAAAATCCACAGGCCCGGACCCGAAAAGAATTTCTTCATAGTGCGCTAGAGGCTACGCCCCTGGCTCCCTTCAATACTCCAAGTAAATTCGAGTTCCCAAACTACCGCGGCAACCCACGGATTTGCTGTGCGATGAGACCGATTTCGCCACGGGCGTGGAACCGCTGGCCTTTCCTGGGGCCGTTACCCGCCGTAAACCTCGGGCTTGAGGGTGCCCACGTAGGGAAGGTTGCGGTACTGCTCGGCGTAATCCAATCCGTATCCGACCACGAATTCATTGGGGATATCGAAGCCGACGTAGCGGACATCCACCTCGACCTTCGCGGCATCGGGTTTCCGCAGCATCGTTGCAATTTCAACGGATTCGGGCCCCCGGCTGCGCAGGTTGGCCACCAACCAAGACAGGGTCAGACCCGAATCGATGATGTCCTCGACCACCAACACGTGGCGGCCGTGTAGGTCGGCGTCCAGGTCCTTGAGGATGCGCACGACCCCGGACGACTTGGTGCCGGAGCCGTACGAGGACACGGCCATCCAGTCCATGCTCACCGGAATAGTCAGGCGGCGTGTGAGATCCGCCACCACCATCACGGCACCCTTGAGGACGCCCACGACCAAGACGTCCTTATCGGCGTAGTCTCGCGAAATATCGGCCGCGATCTCGTCGAGACGCGCATTGATTTGATCGGTTGAGAGCAAAACATGCTCGATGTCGTTGTCCAGAGAACCGTTTGACACGGCCTGACTCCTTCGGTGGTGGTGGTTATTGTCGTGATTACGAGCCGAAACCCGCGTTCGAACGCGTGAACACTAGCGTGCCACAGTCGCGGGCAGCGAAGACACTTCCGGGCAGCGCCACGGGGCCCTGACCGTGCCAGTTTTCGATGAGCTGCGCCAAGGAACGCACGTGGTTGTGAGTCAAAGAACCCGGGCGGGCACCCGCGGCGATGGCCAAAGTCCGCAAGGCACGACCGACGAGCGCCCCGTGCGCCCTTTTCAACTCCGCCGCATCGGCGGTCACCACCGGCATGTCCCCCGCGCCCCCCGCGCCCGGTTCCGACTGCGCGGCGGGGCGGATGCGGGCGGCCGCCGCCGCGCGTTCCACCAGGCGTTGCGCCTCTGCTTCGAGGTAGTCCGCGTCGGCGCGCAGCAGGCTCGCACTGCGGGCCAGCGACCCCGGAACCTCCGCGCCCAGCACGTCGATCAGCGCTGGCATGGCGTGCGCGCGCAGCCGCGAGCGCACGGGGTCACCCGCGGTTCCCGCATTCGTTGGGTCGATCCAGTATTCGATTCCCAAGAATTCGCACGCCTGCTCGGTTTGCCGCCGGGTGATGCCAAGAAAGGGGCGGTGCCACAGGCCGTTGACCGCGCTCATGCCCGCCAACGACCGGGCGCCCGATCCGCGCGCCAGCGAAAGCAGGACGTTTTCCGCCTGGTCGTCCAGGGTGTGACCCAACATGATTGCCGTGGCACCCGCGGCGTCGGCGGCGGCCCGCAGCGCCCGGTAGCGCGCGGTGCGGGCCCGCGCCTCGGGGCCCCCGCCGCCGCCAGCCTGGACCGCGACAGCCTGGACCTCCACGGGCTCTAGACCAAGGTCGGTGCACTGTTGCGCCGCCCGCCGCGCGACCTCGGCGGATCCCGCAAGCAGCCCGTGATCGACGATCACGGCGCCCGCCCGGTACCCGCGGTGATCCGCGGCGTTGCGGGTGGCGGCGGCCAGCGCCAACGAGTCGGCGCCGCCGGAGCACGCGACCAGCACGGTGGATCCTTGCGGCAGCGCCGCCAAATGCGATTCGACTGCCCGGCGGGGGGCGTCCAGTGGTGTCTTGCGTGCCATGACTCAGCTGGGCACTCGCTCGAGCCAGGCAGCGGGGTCTGTTATTTCCGTTGCGGTCGGAAGCGTTTGCGGGCCGCGCCACGCGGCAGCAATGCCATCCCTGCCCCGCGCGGCTTGCACCGCTGAAACAAATGCGGCGCCGCTGCGGTACTGCTCGAGTTTCGCCTCCATGCCCAGCAACCGGGCGATGACCCTGGCCGCGCCGGTGAGGCCATCTCGTCGCTTCTCGAAACCGCGGCGCAGGTCGGCCACCGTGGGAATGAGATCGGGGCCGACCGCATCCATCGTGACGTCGGCGTGCCCCTCCAGCAGCGACATGATCGCGGTCACCTCCGCCAGTTTCACGCGCTGGTGCGGCGAGAGCATCCCCTCCATGAGCCCGCCGCCCGCGGTTCCCCGCACGCTCGAGACCAGCGCCCGCGCGAAGCGAGTAGTCATGATCGCGCCGTGGGCCACGGCCGCGACCCCTTCGATCACTGGATTGGTTGATTCATCCGTATCCGCGGGCCGCGCGGGTGAAGTGATGCCGGCGATCAGAGCGATAAAGTGCTCGACCAGCCAAGGGGCCGCCCGGAACTGGGCCGCGTGGGTCAGTTCGTGCAGGCAGACCCACAGCCGGAAGTCGGTGGGATCGGCGTCCAGCACGCGCTCCGTCGCCGCCATGTTCGGTGCAATGAGGTATAGCCCCGGCCGCGCCCCGTAGGGGTCGAATTGCCCGAGCACCCGGCTCGATAGCAGCGCGAGCATCCCGGCGGCCTCGGCGGTTGCAACCGACCGGGCTGCGGGGCCCGCGGGCGCGCCCGCGCCCAGCAGCGGCGAGGACAGCCGCGACATGGCCGAAGCGTTCCCTCGCGCCCAACCGGCGCGATCCACCACATGCACTGGCGCTCCCGGGCCGCCGCCATCGAGCAGGCCCGACAAACCCGAATACTCGACCGCGGGAGCCCACGCCTTGGCCGCCTGCACCCGCAGGTCATCTGTGAGCGCCTGCATCTCGGTCGCCCGCAGGTGGGGTCCCGGTGGCGCAATGCGCCCCGCCGCCCGCGCGGCCATATTCCAGTCCAACGGCGCAGACCCCCCGCCGCCCCCGCTCATCCGGTGAGCCCCGAAACGAAGTCGTCAATGCGTTTTCTGCTGGCCCAGGTGCTCGGCGATTTATCTGCGATCAAAACGAAATTCAGTGGGCGCTGGGTCTTGGTCTGGACGGTTCCCGCCAACGCCACCACCTTCGGAAGGGTGCCCGTCTTAGCCCGCACGTTGCCGCGAGCTTGTTCGCTCGTCATGCGATCGGCCAATGTCCCGGTCCATCCCGAGATCGGCAGCCCGGCCGCCGCATCGTGGTAGGTGCCGTCGCCCGGGGTCGCGAGCGCCGTCACCGCGGCGAGGAGAGTGCGCGCCGTGACCTTCGAACCGTCCGCCAGCCCCGAGCAGTCCGTCAGGTGCGCCTTTGAAACGTCGATCCCCTGCTCACCCAACGTCGCAAGAACCGCCTTGGTGGCACCGTCGAACGAGGCGGGGAGGCCTCGTTGTATTGCCACGAGCCGTCCCACCACCTCGGTGATCGTATTGTCCGAGTGATCCAGGAAGTAGCTCACGATCTGCTCGATTGGTGCGGAATGCACGCTGCCGAGCTCGGTCGCATCGGCGCCGGCCGTGACGCGCGTCGGGCCGCCGGTGACCGTTATGCCCTTTTCCGCGAGGCGCTTGGCGAATACCTTCGCCGCCTCCAGGTCCGGGTCGTTGTACCGCGGGGCGTATTCGCCTTCCTTCATCCTGCCCGTATCGACGGCGAGCGGCACGACGGGCGCCGCGTAACCCTCTGCGGGCGATTGCGACCACACGCCGTGCGTATTCGAGTCAAAGAGGGACGAGTCGTACCCGACCGTGACCTCCGTATCCCCAGCGGTGGCTAGCTTCTGCGCAACCTGGGTGGCCAGGTCCCCCAATCCGGCGCGACCGTTTATTTCGGTGGGCTTTCCCTTCTTCGCGGACAGCATCATGTCGCCGCCGCCCACGATTACGACCTGCGTGGCACTAGCCTGGACAACCTTGGTCGTAAGCGTGGAGGTCGGGTCAAGCGAGTCGAACGCGGCGACCGCGGTCAGGATTTTTTGGGTCGAGGCCGGCGTCATCGGTTTGTCGATGTTCTTCGCAGCGATGACGTCACCCGTGACCGCGTCGGTGACGACGGCCGCGAAGGACTTGCCCATCGCGTCCTTGTCGTCCGCCAATTTCGCGATGCCTCCGGCGATATCCGCCGTGGTCTTGGGCGTGCTGCTCGTCGCCCCGGTGGGGGCTGCGGCCAGATCCGTGGCTGCAACCGCACCGGGTGGGTCGGGAAATGCGGCGGCCGCGGCGGGCGGCGGATCCGTGGTTAAGTAGCCCGGGACAAGCCCGGTGGCGTCCGCCCAAAGATACGTTCCCGACAGCACCACGACCAGCACAAAGACGGTCGCGCCGAGGCGTCTTTTGCGTTTCCTGCTCGCCATCGTGGTCAAACTTCCTTCGAAGATGCGGGATTCCGGGCGCCTACACGAGTTGCCGCGGGTGCCCAGGGGTTCAAGCGTAGCCTGTTGCATTCAAGCGGGGCCCGCACCCGCCTGCCGCGTCGCGCCCCCTGCTACACGTTTTCGGCGCTGCGCCGCCACACCAACCCGCGCAACGACCACCCCACCGCCACACCAACCCGCGCAACGACCACCCCACCGCCACACCAACCCGCGCAACGACCACCCCACCGCCACACCAACCCACGCAAGTGCGTTGCCATCAGCGCGCTCCAACAGTGGGCGGGCTCTCCCCGGGCGCCGCGCTCAGGCACGCCCACTGCGATCGCCCCCTCGCGCGGGCGCGGACAAGTTGTCTAAGTGGTGTTTCGATTCGTGTTGTTTGCGAAATTTCGGGCATGATTGGGGGATAAATCGGCAACGCGCGGGTCCCTGCGAACCGCGCATTCGGAGGGCGAGCGACCAGTGGCACTTGAGTTTGACGTGACGATAGAGATCCCCAAGGGGCAGCGCAACAAGTACGAGGTTGACCACAAGACCGGCCGCATCCGCCTCGATCGCATGCTCTTCACAGCAACCCGGTACCCGGATGACTACGGGTTCATCGAGGGCACTCTCGGCGAGGATGGGGACCCCCTCGACGCCCTGGTGTTGCTGGAGGAACCGACGTTTCCGGGCTGCCTGATCCGCTGCCGAGCGCTGGGAATGTTCCGGATGCGAGACGAATCCGGGGGCGACGATAAGGTGCTGTGCGTTCCGACCGCCGACCAGCGCGCGGCTTGGCGGCAGGACATTGACGACGTTTCCGACTTCCACCGCCTAGAGGTGCAGCACTTCTTCGAGGTCTATAAGGATCTGGAACCGGGCAAGTCCGTCGAGGGCGCCCACTGGACCGATCGCGCCGAGGCGGAGAAGGAAATCGAGCGCTCCTTCCAACGCGCCATCGATGCCGGGTACTACATCGGGCACGACGAGCGCTGACCGCCCGCGGGGCTTTTAGTTCGGGCGGTGAGCCTAGGCGGCGGAAAGCCTTCGCTTCCCCGCTCGTGCGGTTGTTAGACGCGCCCCGCGTACGGCATGATTCGCGAGTATCGAACCGATGTTATTCGCACCGTCAAACCGGGGCGGGGCGCTTCGATCATTTGCCCACCACCGATGTACATCGCCACGTGCGTGATTGATTGCGGATCGGTGGGGTCGCTGCCCCAGAACAACAGGTCGCCGGCCCGCATGTCCGCCATGTTGATCTTCTTGACCTGGACGTACTGCGAGCGCGAGGTGCGTTGCAGGCTGACGCCCGCGGTGCGCCACGACGTCATCGTCAGACCCGAGCAGTCGTAGGCGTTCGGTCCCGTAGCTCCCCACCCGTAGCTGATTCCGAGCTTGGTCTTGGCGGCCGCCACGGCCGCCTTTCCCTGGGCCGCCGTCGACACGGACGTTCCGGTACCGAGCAGGTCGCCCGAGCCGGAGCCTCCACCCGATCCGGATCCCGACCCGGAACCGCTGCCCGAACCCGAGCCACTGCCCGACCCGGAACCAGACCCACTGCCCGAACCCGAGCCGCTGCCCGACCCGGAACCAGACCCACTGCCCGACCCG
This is a stretch of genomic DNA from Rarobacter incanus. It encodes these proteins:
- the tilS gene encoding tRNA lysidine(34) synthetase TilS, translating into MARKTPLDAPRRAVESHLAALPQGSTVLVACSGGADSLALAAATRNAADHRGYRAGAVIVDHGLLAGSAEVARRAAQQCTDLGLEPVEVQAVAVQAGGGGGPEARARTARYRALRAAADAAGATAIMLGHTLDDQAENVLLSLARGSGARSLAGMSAVNGLWHRPFLGITRRQTEQACEFLGIEYWIDPTNAGTAGDPVRSRLRAHAMPALIDVLGAEVPGSLARSASLLRADADYLEAEAQRLVERAAAAARIRPAAQSEPGAGGAGDMPVVTADAAELKRAHGALVGRALRTLAIAAGARPGSLTHNHVRSLAQLIENWHGQGPVALPGSVFAARDCGTLVFTRSNAGFGS
- a CDS encoding zinc-dependent metalloprotease, yielding MAARAAGRIAPPGPHLRATEMQALTDDLRVQAAKAWAPAVEYSGLSGLLDGGGPGAPVHVVDRAGWARGNASAMSRLSSPLLGAGAPAGPAARSVATAEAAGMLALLSSRVLGQFDPYGARPGLYLIAPNMAATERVLDADPTDFRLWVCLHELTHAAQFRAAPWLVEHFIALIAGITSPARPADTDESTNPVIEGVAAVAHGAIMTTRFARALVSSVRGTAGGGLMEGMLSPHQRVKLAEVTAIMSLLEGHADVTMDAVGPDLIPTVADLRRGFEKRRDGLTGAARVIARLLGMEAKLEQYRSGAAFVSAVQAARGRDGIAAAWRGPQTLPTATEITDPAAWLERVPS
- the hpt gene encoding hypoxanthine phosphoribosyltransferase; protein product: MSNGSLDNDIEHVLLSTDQINARLDEIAADISRDYADKDVLVVGVLKGAVMVVADLTRRLTIPVSMDWMAVSSYGSGTKSSGVVRILKDLDADLHGRHVLVVEDIIDSGLTLSWLVANLRSRGPESVEIATMLRKPDAAKVEVDVRYVGFDIPNEFVVGYGLDYAEQYRNLPYVGTLKPEVYGG
- the ftsH gene encoding ATP-dependent zinc metalloprotease FtsH, with amino-acid sequence MKKFFSGPGLWILLGVAILGIALSIFTRTPVAQIDTSDGLTLLKGTTVERATIVDGDQRVELELTQAFTKDNKALGKNVEFYYAAPQADTIAQAVATANPAKGYNSEVPQTSIWGSLFTLLFPIIILVALFYFLMSRMQGGGANVMKFGKSRAKLVDKDMPKVTFADVAGADEAVDELREIKEFLAEPAKFQAVGARIPKGVLLYGPPGTGKTLLARAVAGEAGVPFFSISGSDFVEMFVGVGASRVRDLFQQAKESAPAIIFVDEIDAVGRQRGSGMGGGHDEREQTLNQLLVEMDGFDSNTNVILIAATNRPDVLDPALLRPGRFDRQIGVDAPDMQGRLKILEVHAKGKPMVPGLDLESVARRTPGFSGADLANVLNEAALLTARSGANLIDDRALDEAIDRVFAGPQRRSRVMNPNELLVTAYHEGGHALVAAASHYADPVTKVTILPRGRALGYTMVLPTEDKYSKTRNELLDELAYAMGGRVAEELVFHDPSTGAANDIEKATNTARKMVTEWGLSAAVGAVKLSDESTEPFFGRDMGRSSAHSDALATTIDDEVRRLVENAHDEARDILIRYRDVLDTLVTELLERETLGEAEIATVFAPVVKNPPRAPWSSGEGRSAERGPVAVPARVLEAYRRHQEAGQAGATPAANTVTAGPADSPAGAGTVAPGEAGGGSSDSEPHEQPAEEGRNPFLPPTDPDGK
- a CDS encoding inorganic diphosphatase; translated protein: MALEFDVTIEIPKGQRNKYEVDHKTGRIRLDRMLFTATRYPDDYGFIEGTLGEDGDPLDALVLLEEPTFPGCLIRCRALGMFRMRDESGGDDKVLCVPTADQRAAWRQDIDDVSDFHRLEVQHFFEVYKDLEPGKSVEGAHWTDRAEAEKEIERSFQRAIDAGYYIGHDER
- the dacB gene encoding D-alanyl-D-alanine carboxypeptidase/D-alanyl-D-alanine endopeptidase, with the translated sequence MASRKRKRRLGATVFVLVVVLSGTYLWADATGLVPGYLTTDPPPAAAAAFPDPPGAVAATDLAAAPTGATSSTPKTTADIAGGIAKLADDKDAMGKSFAAVVTDAVTGDVIAAKNIDKPMTPASTQKILTAVAAFDSLDPTSTLTTKVVQASATQVVIVGGGDMMLSAKKGKPTEINGRAGLGDLATQVAQKLATAGDTEVTVGYDSSLFDSNTHGVWSQSPAEGYAAPVVPLAVDTGRMKEGEYAPRYNDPDLEAAKVFAKRLAEKGITVTGGPTRVTAGADATELGSVHSAPIEQIVSYFLDHSDNTITEVVGRLVAIQRGLPASFDGATKAVLATLGEQGIDVSKAHLTDCSGLADGSKVTARTLLAAVTALATPGDGTYHDAAAGLPISGWTGTLADRMTSEQARGNVRAKTGTLPKVVALAGTVQTKTQRPLNFVLIADKSPSTWASRKRIDDFVSGLTG